One segment of Carya illinoinensis cultivar Pawnee chromosome 1, C.illinoinensisPawnee_v1, whole genome shotgun sequence DNA contains the following:
- the LOC122302739 gene encoding protein SRC2-like, whose protein sequence is MEYSTLELNVISAEDIKDVKYLFSRMDVYVVVSLSGSGNKQKTKTNVDRDGGTSPSWNFPMKFIINDSAAPKNLLTLEFKLRCGRSLGGNKDIGEVYVPIIELLNSAGDTNIQFVSYQVTRPSGKPKGVLNFSYKFSGNVAAGEPLKPKAMTPELVAAYPAASVAEPSAPPYDGLYPESAPPPPHPEGYLYAPPAPPYQPYGPPPPPGYGYPPPPGYGYPPPPGYGYPPVQKPVPKKNKFGMGLGARRVARRNAWRLLIGDFSV, encoded by the coding sequence ATGGAGTACAGTACCTTAGAACTCAATGTTATCTCTGCCGAAGACATCAAAGATGTCAAGTACCTCTTCTCCAGGATGGATGTATACGTCGTTGTCTCGCTCTCCGGATCCGGAAACAagcaaaaaaccaaaaccaacgtTGACCGAGATGGTGGCACCAGCCCCTCGTGGAACTTCCCGATGAAATTCATCATCAACGATTCTGCAGCCCCAAAAAACCTCCTGACTCTCGAGTTCAAACTCCGCTGTGGTCGTAGCCTGGGTGGCAACAAAGACATTGGTGAAGTTTACGTGCCCATCATAGAGCTTCTCAACTCTGCAGGAGACACTAATATACAGTTTGTGAGTTATCAGGTGACTAGACCATCGGGAAAGCCCAAAGGTGTACTAAACTTTTCGTACAAGTTTAGCGGGAACGTGGCTGCCGGCGAGCCCCTAAAGCCGAAGGCTATGACCCCTGAGCTCGTTGCTGCATATCCTGCTGCATCAGTGGCAGAGCCTAGTGCACCACCATATGATGGGTTATATCCTGAGAgtgctcctcctcctcctcatccggAAGGATATTTATATGCTCCCCCAGCACCTCCATACCAGCCATATGGTCCGCCACCTCCACCGGGATATGGGTATCCGCCTCCACCGGGTTATGGGTACCCACCTCCACCAGGATATGGGTACCCACCGGTGCAAAAACCGGTGCCGAAGAAAAACAAGTTTGGGATGGGGTTGGGAGCGCGCCGGGTTGCTAGGAGGAATGCTTGGAGGCTATTGATTGGAGATTTTAGTGTCTGA